Proteins encoded in a region of the Mercenaria mercenaria strain notata chromosome 1, MADL_Memer_1, whole genome shotgun sequence genome:
- the LOC123534044 gene encoding serine/threonine-protein phosphatase 5-like, producing the protein MADENTPGGEGENNSGSCVATEQRSPSDDDVKKAEEFKETANGFFKKEDYNQAITFYTQAIDLNPNVAAYYGNRSFAYLRTECFGYALQDATKALQNDPKYLKAYYRRASANMALGKFKLALKDFEAVVKVRPNDKDAKAKYTECNKIVKMNAFAKAIAVNDSKPVSETLDLESMTIEDEYTGPRLENGKVTLTFVQELMDTFRDQKKLHRKYAYQILINVDKLFQEQPSLVDITVPEGEKFTVCGDIHGQYYDLLNIFKLNGLPSESNPYLFNGDFVDRGSFSVECIFTLLSFKLLYPNHFFMARGNHESFTMNQMYGFEGEVKEKYTSKMADLFTEVFNWLPLSHCINNKILVMHGGLFKDENVTLDDIRKYDRNRQPPEEGVMCELLWSDPQPQCGRSQSKRGVGTQFGPDVTKRFLQKNKLDYVIRSHEVKNDGYEVAHDGKCITVFSAPNYCDTMGNKGAFITLKGEDLTPKFTSFEAVPHPNVKPMQYASSLFGLF; encoded by the exons ATGGCGGACGAAAACACGCCGGGTGGAGAAGGTGAAAACAATTCCGGGTCATGTGTAGCAACGGAACAGAGATCGCCATCAGACGACGATGTTAAAAAGGCAGAAGAGTTTAAGGAAACTGCAAATGGATTTTTCAAAA AGGAGGATTATAACCAAgctattacattttatacacaagCAATAGATCTGAACCCCAATGTTGCTGCTTACTATGGAAACAGGAGCTTTGCTTACCTCAGGACAGAGTGTTTTGGATATGCTCTACAAGATGCTACAAAAGCCCTGCAGAATGATCCCAAGTACCTTaag GCATATTACAGAAGAGCATCTGCAAATATGGCCCTGGGAAAGTTTAAGTTAGCACTTAAAGACTTTGAAGCG GTGGTGAAAGTAAGACCAAATGATAAAGATGCCAAGGCAAAGTACACAGAATGTAACAAAATAGTGAAGATGAACGCCTTTGCTAAAGCAATAGCTGTCAATGACAGTAAACCCGTATCAGAAACCCTGGATCTAGAAAGCATGA cTATAGAAGATGAATACACAGGGCCAAGGCTGGAAAACGGCAAGGTGACACTTACTTTTGTTCAGGAATTAATGGATACTTTCAGAGACCAGAAAAAACTACACCGGAAATATGCATATCAG atattAATAAATGTAGATAAATTGTTCCAAGAACAGCCTTCACTGGTAGATATAACAGTGCCTGAG gGTGAGAAGTTTACAGTTTGTGGTGATATACATGGACAGTATTACGATCTTCTCAACATATTCAAATTGAATGGACTTCCATCAGAATCTAATCCATAT TTATTTAATGGTGATTTTGTGGATCGTGGGTCATTTTCTGTGgaatgtatatttacattgctTTCCTTCAAGCTTTTATACCCGAACCACTTCTTTATGGCCAGAG GTAACCATGAAAGTTTCACAATGAACCAGATGTATGGGTTTGAGGGAGAGGTCAAGGAAAAATAT ACTTCCAAAATGGCCGACTTGTTTACAGAAGTGTTCAATTGGTTACCTCTTTCACATTGTATAAACAACAAAATACTG GTGATGCATGGCGGCTTGTTTAAAGATGAAAATGTCACATTAGATGATATACGAAAGTATGATAGAAATAGACAGCCACCAGAAGAAG GTGTAATGTGTGAATTACTGTGGTCAGATCCACAGCCTCAGTGTGGGAGATCTCAGAGTAAACGAGGGGTGGGAACTCAGTTTGGACCAGATGTTACAAAAAGATTTCTACAGAAGAACAAACTAGATTATGTGATACGAAGTCATGAAGTGAAAAATGACGGATATGAAGTTGCTCATGACGGAAAATGTATAACTGTATTTTCTGCACCAAATTACTG TGATACAATGGGAAACAAAGGAGCCTTTATAACCTTAAAGGGAGAAGATCTCACACCAAAATTTACATCATTTGAAGCTGTG cCCCATCCAAATGTAAAACCTATGCAATATGCCAGCTCTCTGTTTGGACTGTTTTGA
- the LOC123545493 gene encoding uncharacterized protein LOC123545493 — protein MTNREDSNRKRALRDILSYEDTLTVDVENTVHKIRERAKTLHSELDMYVTNLLNQIKHKFEQELKKVRYTVEKLKTGDLSPRGKAMSRSSSLDRSPRYRSTPRSNIDFGLNTSRTSVRYGDVDEMHQFDKKEIHFFEGEASDKVFERLVGTYTFEATTPISFNAVQRSILADRKSEVKLVKTFKVGDKSETVHAIAPVEEDQAWICCGWGSRNLSLYDRHGQKRKTASLDIQVNDACTFHDGKEDAVLVSSFREKSIKRLNQESLRTSDFAYTSLFPGGLAADRRSGIYVCFRDSYQRQAIFGSRRMVAKLSKHGELGATVEKNEEQTNIFGYPFRIAVNMNGDVCVSDYGDGTRGVTILAKDDRSKELRVKCWYKGPPTGIGSDQPFLPHGIVCDEEGHILVSDWNNDCIHVLDRDGNFLLNLIGKKDGLEGPNALGLDKRGYLWVGDSHGVVRVFKYSVYDG, from the exons ATGACGAACCGCGAAGATTCAAATCGGAAACGTGCTTTAAGAGATATCCTGAGTTACGAGGATACATTGACTGTAGACGTGGAAAATACAGTTCACAAGATCAGGGAACGAGCTAAAACGTTACATTCTGAACTGGATATGTACGTAACAAATCTCCTGAACCAGATTAAGCATAAGTTTGAACAAGAGTTAAAAAAGGTACGTTATACTGTTGAGAAGTTGAAAACAGGCGACCTAAGCCCAAGGGGTAAAGCCATGTCCAGATCGAGTTCACTTGACCGGTCACCACGATACAGGTCCACCCCTCGCTCGAACATTGACTTCGGCCTGAATACTAGCCGAACGTCAGTGAGGTATGGAGACGTGGACGAGATGCACCAGTTTGATAAGAAAGAGATTCATTTCTTTGAAGGTGAAGCGAGTGACAAAGTATTTGAGAGGCTTGTCGGTACCTACACGTTTGAAGCGACGACGCCTATATCATTCAATGCCGTCCAGCGGTCTATACTCGCCGACAGGAAGTCAGAGGTGAAACTAGTAAAAACTTTTAAG GTTGGGGATAAGAGCGAGACCGTACATGCCATAGCCCCAGTGGAGGAGGATCAAGCCTGGATTTGCTGTGGCTGGGGGTCAAGAAACCTCAGCCTTTATGACAGACATGGACAGAAGAGAAAAACAGCGTCCTTAGATATACAG gTAAATGACGCCTGCACCTTTCACGACGGGAAAGAGGACGCTGTTCTGGTTTCCAGCTTCCGTGAGAAGAGCATTAAACGTCTGAATCAAGAATCCTTACGCACATCAGATTTCGCTTATACTTCCCTGTTCCCCGGCGGCCTCGCGGCAGATCGACGTAGCGGTATTTACGTCTGCTTCCGAGACAGCTACCAGCGGCAAGCAATATTTGGTTCCCGGCGTATGGTCGCCAAGCTGTCAAAACACGGTGAACTTGGTGCCACCGTAGAAAAAAATGAGGAGCAGACTAACATATTCGGATATCCATTCCGGATAGCGGTAAACATGAACGGAGATGTTTGTGTCTCCGACTACGGCGACGGAACAAGAGGCGTGACCATTTTGGCAAAGGATGACCGATCGAAGGAACTGCGTGTCAAATGTTGGTACAAAGGTCCGCCTACTGGAATTGGTAGTGACCAGCCTTTTCTCCCGCACGGAATCGTCTGCGACGAAGAGGGACATATTCTTGTATCGGACTGGAACAATGACTGTATACACGTCCTGGACAGAGATGGAAATTTCCTTCTTAATCTGATTGGCAAAAAGGATGGTTTAGAAGGCCCGAATGCACTTGGTCTCGATAAAAGGGGCTATCTTTGGGTAGGGGACAGTCATGGTGTGGTTAGAGTTTTCAAATATTCTGTATATGATGGTTGA